In Tenrec ecaudatus isolate mTenEca1 chromosome 4, mTenEca1.hap1, whole genome shotgun sequence, a single window of DNA contains:
- the SNX32 gene encoding sorting nexin-32 isoform X3 — protein MDNEEYAGLIIPPAPPRPDFEASREKLQKLGEGDSSVTREEFAKMKQELEAEYLAIFKKTVAMHEVFLQRLAAHPTLCQDHNFFVFLEYGQDLSVRGKNRKELLGGFLRSIVKSADEALITGLPGLKEVDDFFDHERTFLLEYHTHIRDACLRADRVMRSHKCLADDYIPISAALNSLGTQEVNQLKRSFLKLAELFDRLRKLEGRVASDEDLKLSDMLRYYMRDSQAAKDLLYRRLRALADYENANKALDKARTRNREVRPAESHQQLCCQRFERLSDSAKQELMDFKSRRVSSFRKNLIELAELELKHAKASTLLLQNTLVALKGEP, from the exons ATGGACAACGAGGAGTACGCCGGCCTGATT ATTCCGCCAGCCCCGCCAAGGCCCGACTTCGAGGCGTCGAGGGAGAAGCTGCAGAAGTTGGGCGAGGGGGACAGCTCTGTCACCAGGGAGGAGTTTGCCAAAATGAAACAGGAGCTCGAGGC GGAATACCTGGCCATCTTTAAGAAGACGGTGGCCATGCACGAGGTCTTTCTGCAGCGCCTGGCGGCCCACCCCACGCTGTGCCAGGACCACAACTTCTTCGTCTTTCTGGAATACGGCCAGGAT CTGAGCGTCCGAGGGAAGAACAGGAAGGAGCTGCTGGGGGGCTTTCTCAGGAGTATCGTCAAGTCTGCGGACGAAGCGCTCATCACTGGCCTGCCGGGGCTCAAG GAGGTGGATGACTTCTTTGACCATGAGAGAACCTTCCTGCTGGAGTATCACACCCACATCCGGGACGCCTGCCTGAGAGCTGACCGGGTCATGCGCTCCCACAAAT GCCTGGCCGACGACTATATCCCCATCTCAGCTGCACTGAACAGTCTGGGGACACAGGAAGTGAACCAGCTGAAGAG GAGCTTCCTGAAATTAGCTGAACTCTTTGACCGGCTACGG AAGCTGGAGGGCCGGGTGGCCTCTGACGAGGACCTGAAGTTGTCGGACATGCTGAGGTATTACATGAGAGACTCGCAGGCGGCCAAG GACCTGCTGTACCGCCGGCTGAGGGCACTGGCTGACTACGAGAACGCCAACAAGGCGCTGGACAAAGCGCGCACCAGGAACCGGGAGGTGCGGCCCGCCGAGAGCCACCAGCAGCTGTGCTGCCAGCGCTTCGAGCGGCTCTCAGACTCAGCCAAGCAGG AGCTCATGGACTTCAAGTCCCGCCGGGTCTCCTCGTTCCGCAAGAACCTCATTGAGTTGGCAGAACTGGAGCTCAAACATGCCAAG GCCAGCACCCTGCTGCTCCAGAACACCCTAGTGGCTCTAAAGGGGGAACCATAG
- the SNX32 gene encoding sorting nexin-32 isoform X1: MEENQEAGKQSKPSATARDLQADNPLQVEISDAVSERDKVKFTVQTKSRFPHFAQPEFSVVRQHEEFIWLHDAYMDNEEYAGLIIPPAPPRPDFEASREKLQKLGEGDSSVTREEFAKMKQELEAEYLAIFKKTVAMHEVFLQRLAAHPTLCQDHNFFVFLEYGQDLSVRGKNRKELLGGFLRSIVKSADEALITGLPGLKEVDDFFDHERTFLLEYHTHIRDACLRADRVMRSHKCLADDYIPISAALNSLGTQEVNQLKRSFLKLAELFDRLRKLEGRVASDEDLKLSDMLRYYMRDSQAAKDLLYRRLRALADYENANKALDKARTRNREVRPAESHQQLCCQRFERLSDSAKQELMDFKSRRVSSFRKNLIELAELELKHAKASTLLLQNTLVALKGEP; encoded by the exons ATGGAGGAGAATCAGGAGgccgggaagcagagcaag CCCTCCGCCACCGCCAGGGACCTGCAGGCAGACAACCCCTTACAGGTGGAGATCTCAGATGCAGTGAGCGAGCGGGACAAGGTGAAATTCACTGTTCAAACCAAG AGCCGCTTCCCTCACTTTGCCCAGCCGGAGTTCTCGGTGGTGCGGCAGCATGAAGAGTTTATCTGGCTGCACGATGCCTACATGGACAACGAGGAGTACGCCGGCCTGATT ATTCCGCCAGCCCCGCCAAGGCCCGACTTCGAGGCGTCGAGGGAGAAGCTGCAGAAGTTGGGCGAGGGGGACAGCTCTGTCACCAGGGAGGAGTTTGCCAAAATGAAACAGGAGCTCGAGGC GGAATACCTGGCCATCTTTAAGAAGACGGTGGCCATGCACGAGGTCTTTCTGCAGCGCCTGGCGGCCCACCCCACGCTGTGCCAGGACCACAACTTCTTCGTCTTTCTGGAATACGGCCAGGAT CTGAGCGTCCGAGGGAAGAACAGGAAGGAGCTGCTGGGGGGCTTTCTCAGGAGTATCGTCAAGTCTGCGGACGAAGCGCTCATCACTGGCCTGCCGGGGCTCAAG GAGGTGGATGACTTCTTTGACCATGAGAGAACCTTCCTGCTGGAGTATCACACCCACATCCGGGACGCCTGCCTGAGAGCTGACCGGGTCATGCGCTCCCACAAAT GCCTGGCCGACGACTATATCCCCATCTCAGCTGCACTGAACAGTCTGGGGACACAGGAAGTGAACCAGCTGAAGAG GAGCTTCCTGAAATTAGCTGAACTCTTTGACCGGCTACGG AAGCTGGAGGGCCGGGTGGCCTCTGACGAGGACCTGAAGTTGTCGGACATGCTGAGGTATTACATGAGAGACTCGCAGGCGGCCAAG GACCTGCTGTACCGCCGGCTGAGGGCACTGGCTGACTACGAGAACGCCAACAAGGCGCTGGACAAAGCGCGCACCAGGAACCGGGAGGTGCGGCCCGCCGAGAGCCACCAGCAGCTGTGCTGCCAGCGCTTCGAGCGGCTCTCAGACTCAGCCAAGCAGG AGCTCATGGACTTCAAGTCCCGCCGGGTCTCCTCGTTCCGCAAGAACCTCATTGAGTTGGCAGAACTGGAGCTCAAACATGCCAAG GCCAGCACCCTGCTGCTCCAGAACACCCTAGTGGCTCTAAAGGGGGAACCATAG
- the CFL1 gene encoding cofilin-1 isoform X2 — translation MASGVAVSDGVIKVFNDMKVRKSSTPEEVKKRKKAVLFCLSEDKKNIILEEGKEILVGDVGQTVDDPYATFVKMLPDKDCRYALYDATYETKESKKEDLVFIFWAPECAPLKSKMIYASSKDAIKKKLTGIKHELQANCYEEVKDRCTLAEKLGGSAVISLEGKPL, via the exons ATG GCCTCTGGTGTGGCTGTCTCCGACGGAGTTATCAAGGTGTTCAATGACATGAAGGTGCGCAAGTCCTCGACACCGGAGGAGGTCAAGAAGCGCAAGAAGGCCGTGCTCTTCTGCCTGAGCGAGGACAAGAAGAACATCATCCTGGAGGAGGGCAAGGAGATCCTGGTTGGGGACGTGGGCCAGACGGTGGATGACCCCTACGCCACCTTTGTCAAGATGCTGCCTGACAAGGACTGCCGCTACGCTCTGTACGACGCCACCTACGAGACCAAGGAGAGCAAGAAGGAGGACCTGGTGTTCATCTTCTG ggCCCCCGAGTGTGCACCCCTTAAGAGCAAAATGATCTACGCCAGCTCCAAGGATGCCATCAAGAAGAAGCTGACGG GAATCAAACACGAATTACAAGCAAACTGCTATGAGGAGGTTAAGGACCGCTGCACCCTGGCCGAGAAGCTGGGGGGCAGCGCCGTCATCTCCCTGGAGGGCAAGCCCTTGTGA
- the SNX32 gene encoding sorting nexin-32 isoform X2 codes for MEENQEAGKQSKPSATARDLQADNPLQVEISDAVSERDKVKFTVQTKSRFPHFAQPEFSVVRQHEEFIWLHDAYMDNEEYAGLIIPPAPPRPDFEASREKLQKLGEGDSSVTREEFAKMKQELEAEYLAIFKKTVAMHEVFLQRLAAHPTLCQDHNFFVFLEYGQDLSVRGKNRKELLGGFLRSIVKSADEALITGLPGLKEVDDFFDHERTFLLEYHTHIRDACLRADRVMRSHKCLADDYIPISAALNSLGTQEVNQLKRSFLKLAELFDRLRKLEGRVASDEDLKLSDMLRYYMRDSQAAKDLLYRRLRALADYENANKALDKARTRNRESSWTSSPAGSPRSARTSLSWQNWSSNMPRPAPCCSRTP; via the exons ATGGAGGAGAATCAGGAGgccgggaagcagagcaag CCCTCCGCCACCGCCAGGGACCTGCAGGCAGACAACCCCTTACAGGTGGAGATCTCAGATGCAGTGAGCGAGCGGGACAAGGTGAAATTCACTGTTCAAACCAAG AGCCGCTTCCCTCACTTTGCCCAGCCGGAGTTCTCGGTGGTGCGGCAGCATGAAGAGTTTATCTGGCTGCACGATGCCTACATGGACAACGAGGAGTACGCCGGCCTGATT ATTCCGCCAGCCCCGCCAAGGCCCGACTTCGAGGCGTCGAGGGAGAAGCTGCAGAAGTTGGGCGAGGGGGACAGCTCTGTCACCAGGGAGGAGTTTGCCAAAATGAAACAGGAGCTCGAGGC GGAATACCTGGCCATCTTTAAGAAGACGGTGGCCATGCACGAGGTCTTTCTGCAGCGCCTGGCGGCCCACCCCACGCTGTGCCAGGACCACAACTTCTTCGTCTTTCTGGAATACGGCCAGGAT CTGAGCGTCCGAGGGAAGAACAGGAAGGAGCTGCTGGGGGGCTTTCTCAGGAGTATCGTCAAGTCTGCGGACGAAGCGCTCATCACTGGCCTGCCGGGGCTCAAG GAGGTGGATGACTTCTTTGACCATGAGAGAACCTTCCTGCTGGAGTATCACACCCACATCCGGGACGCCTGCCTGAGAGCTGACCGGGTCATGCGCTCCCACAAAT GCCTGGCCGACGACTATATCCCCATCTCAGCTGCACTGAACAGTCTGGGGACACAGGAAGTGAACCAGCTGAAGAG GAGCTTCCTGAAATTAGCTGAACTCTTTGACCGGCTACGG AAGCTGGAGGGCCGGGTGGCCTCTGACGAGGACCTGAAGTTGTCGGACATGCTGAGGTATTACATGAGAGACTCGCAGGCGGCCAAG GACCTGCTGTACCGCCGGCTGAGGGCACTGGCTGACTACGAGAACGCCAACAAGGCGCTGGACAAAGCGCGCACCAGGAACCGGGAG AGCTCATGGACTTCAAGTCCCGCCGGGTCTCCTCGTTCCGCAAGAACCTCATTGAGTTGGCAGAACTGGAGCTCAAACATGCCAAG GCCAGCACCCTGCTGCTCCAGAACACCCTAG